A window of Vigna unguiculata cultivar IT97K-499-35 chromosome 4, ASM411807v1, whole genome shotgun sequence contains these coding sequences:
- the LOC114181835 gene encoding pentatricopeptide repeat-containing protein At3g61360, translating to MASKSLKLSNYPRFFCKFNFNPLTPQRFSRLNSTRGKNSIGLRQYPPELVRSFSAAHFHHGNSTQKKGHGQPHYLDESQAERVRGIMVKAKTTIMFYKRSISGGDCSVGKESPTFSENPIGSPESCSEIKVDVDTLTRIINDHPFPLQPLHPTLLHLLPPSSFSTSLVENVLGRLFASHSNGLKALEFFNYCLIHSHSLISPDSLNMTLHILARMRYFDKTWVLLRDIARSHPSLLTLKSMNIVLSKIAKFQSFEDTLDGFRRMEDEVFVGREFGTEEFNVLLKAFCTQRQMKEARSVFAKLVPRFTPNTKSMNILLLGFKESGDVTSVELFYHEMVRRGFSPDGVTFNVRIDSYCKKGCFADALRLLEEMEGRNIVPTIETITTLIHGAGLVRNLGKAWQFFNEIPSRNLVADTGAYNALVTALVRNRYIESALSLVDEMAEKHIELDGVTYHTMFLGLMRSRGIEGVSELYQKMTQRGFVPKTRTVVMLMKFFCQNYQLDLSVGLWKYLVEKGYCPHAHALDLLVTGLCARGLVHDAFECSKQMLERGRYMSSASFLMLERFLLQAGDMDKLKQLDQMIKKLQSVLPPSRGNTTGISTSRVIA from the exons ATGGCTTCCAAGAGCTTGAAGCTATCGAATTATCCACGCTTCTTCTGCAAATTCAATTTCAACCCTTTAACCCCTCAACGCTTTTCACGCCTAAACAGCACCAGAGGGAAAAACTCCATAGGTTTGAGGCAGTACCCCCCAGAGCTCGTTAGAAGCTTCTCGGCTGCACATTTTCATCATGGCAACTCCACCCAAAAGAAAGGTCATGGACAACCTCACTATCTTGATGAGTCTCAG GCGGAGAGAGTAAGGGGAATCATGGTTAAAGCAAAGACAACAATAATGTTCTACAAGCGTAGCATAAGTGGTGGTGATTGTAGTGTAGGAAAGGAGTCACCTACATTTTCAGAAAATCCTATTGGCAGTCCTGAGTCATGTTCAGAGATCAAAGTTGATGTTGACACACTCACAAGAATCATCAACGACCACCCTTTCCCATTGCAACCCCTTCACCCTACACTCCTCCACCTCCTCCCTCCTTCCTCTTTCTCTACTTCCCTTGTGGAAAATGTTCTCGGCCGGTTGTTTGCTTCACATTCTAATGGTCTCAAGGCCTTGGAGTTCTTCAACTACTGCCTCATCCATTCCCATTCACTCATAAGTCCTGATTCACTCAACATGACCCTCCACATCCTTGCACGGATGCGTTATTTTGACAAAACATGGGTCCTATTGCGGGACATTGCAAGAAGTCACCCTTCTTTGCTCACCCTTAAGTCAATGAACATTGTGCTCTCCAAAATCGCCAAATTCCAGTCCTTTGAAGACACCCTTGATGGGTTTAGAAGGATGGAAGATGAAGTGTTTGTTGGCAGGGAATTTGGCACTGAAGAGTTCAATGTGCTTCTTAAAGCATTTTGTACACAGAGGCAAATGAAGGAAGCCAGGTCCGTGTTTGCGAAGCTTGTGCCACGGTTTACTCCTAATACCAAGTCCATGAATATTCTGCTCCTGGGGTTCAAAGAATCAGGTGATGTTACTTCTGTTGAGCTTTTCTATCACGAAATGGTTAGGCGCGGTTTTAGTCCGGATGGAGTGACATTTAATGTTAGGATTGATTCTTACTGCAAGAAAGGTTGTTTTGCTGATGCTTTGAGACTTCTGGAGGAGATGGAGGGGAGAAATATTGTCCCTACAATTGAAACTATAACTACTTTGATTCATGGAGCAGGGTTGGTTCGAAATTTAGGCAAGGCATGGCAGTTTTTTAATGAGATTCCTTCAAGAAACTTGGTTGCCGACACTGGTGCTTATAATGCTTTGGTTACTGCTTTGGTTAGAAATAGATATATTGAATCTGCTTTGTCCTTGGTGGATGAGATGGCTGAAAAACACATCGAGCTAGATGGTGTCACTTACCATACAATGTTCTTAGGATTGATGAGATCAAGAGGGATTGAAGGTGTTAGTGAGCTTTACCAGAAGATGACTCAAAGGGGTTTTGTTCCAAAAACAAGGACAGTTGTAATGCTGATGAAATTTTTCTGTCAAAATTATCAGCTTGATTTAAGTGTAGGTCTATGGAAGTACCTGGTGGAGAAAGGTTACTGTCCCCATGCTCATGCTTTAGATCTTCTGGTCACTGGGTTGTGTGCAAGGGGTTTGGTGCATGATGCTTTTGAGTGCTCCAAACAAATGTTGGAGAGAGGAAGATATATGAGTAGTGCATCATTTCTGATGCTGGAGAGGTTTTTGTTGCAGGCAGGTGACATGGACAAGTTGAAGCAGCTTGACCAGATGATTAAAAAATTGCAGAGTGTCTTACCACCGTCTAGAGGAAACACTACTGGTATTTCTACCTCTAGGGTTATAGCGTAG
- the LOC114181836 gene encoding uncharacterized protein LOC114181836: MRVFQKFFVASMFMWAIPIAILYAFNHNMLPGASNLSPYSVTLVSGFLAVISVNVVIAFYIYLAMREPADKHEPDPKFVAEAKASINQPTGDAQQSSQAVKKEQ, from the exons ATGAGAGTGTTTCAGAAGTTTTTCGTTGCGTCAATGTTCATGTGGGCAATCCCTATTGCAATATTATATGCTTTCAATCACAACATGCTTCCTG GAGCATCCAATTTGTCCCCTTACTCTGTGACACTAGTGAGTGGATTTCTTGCTGTCATATCTGTCAATGTAGTCATAgcattttacatatatttggCAATGAGAGAACCTGCTGATAAACACGAGCCTGATCCTAAATTTGTTGCTGAGGCCAAAGCTAGCATTAATCAGCCTACAGGGGATGCTCAGCAATCTTCCCAGGCTGTCAAAAAAGAACAGTAG
- the LOC114181447 gene encoding putative RING-H2 finger protein ATL49, whose protein sequence is MSVIITVVLIFVGFVVLIIFHVCISERLSRRGSMVERGANGGRSMSMDELEKLPCYDYVAKGNTSSPVDCAVCLESLITGDKCRLLPMCKHSFHVQCVDTWLLKTPFCPICRSNANSHSGNQVTGNSDYLVAPNSQQHDNMVVLVQLRENLENVQSTNVVMENPTLGSHNLVREE, encoded by the coding sequence ATGTCAGTTATTATAACAGTGGTGCTGATATTTGTGGGATTTGTGGTGCTGATCATATTTCATGTTTGTATTTCGGAGAGACTCTCTAGGAGAGGATCTATGGTTGAGAGGGGTGCAAATGGGGGAAGAAGCATGTCCATGGACGAGTTGGAGAAGCTTCCATGTTATGATTATGTTGCCAAAGGCAACACAAGTAGCCCTGTGGATTGTGCAGTTTGCTTGGAGAGCCTCATCACTGGAGATAAGTGCAGATTGTTACCTATGTGCAAGCACAGTTTTCATGTTCAATGTGTGGACACATGGCTTCTTAAGACACCCTTTTGTCCAATTTGCAGGTCTAATGCTAATTCTCATAGTGGAAACCAAGTTACAGGTAACAGTGACTACTTGGTAGCACCAAATAGTCAGCAACATGACAACATGGTGGTTTTGGTACAGCTGAGAGAAAACCTAGAAAATGTTCAGTCAACAAATGTTGTCATGGAAAATCCAACATTAGGAAGTCATAACTTGGTCAGAGAGGAGTAG